One window of the Chryseotalea sp. WA131a genome contains the following:
- a CDS encoding DUF3375 domain-containing protein, with translation MIESSKITEIINTSPSVELLRLRNREAIVGFFIRTFSNLRGSISYDNIHSQLADYLEFKQIENDDENEIELIDTYEVKAKKYILSWTNKGFLTNYQDDQGEIFYELSSHSSKTIDWLSSLKKEEYIGTESKFKYIFSQLKELVEFTNDDTDKRIQLLEDKKLEIEQQIQRIKTGEDVKVFQEFEIVPRFNQLNQSAKELLSDFKEVEDNFKEITKAIYQKHADGSLTKSDILEFTFDALDSLKESQQGKSFYAFWSFILNPDLQKEWEILTKELYNTLERKSISVNDQFLKGMKKHLHGSGQRVYKANDKMAEKLSRIIRESESSKSEATKNVIQEIKKSLVEISNKGKRPEISFELETDIEINILFERKLTLEQTEDISYTNKPKIADADISHSNYLNKLFAQSNIDKELLRRRIKDILKEKSQTTLLEVVENSGGLEKGLPELFGYIAIAKEFKHIISPDKTQNVMFDVENKKQIRIPEIILTK, from the coding sequence ATGATAGAGAGTTCTAAAATAACAGAAATTATAAATACCTCTCCTAGTGTTGAGCTACTCAGGCTAAGAAATAGGGAAGCTATTGTTGGTTTTTTTATAAGGACTTTTTCCAACCTTCGAGGGAGCATCTCCTATGATAACATACACAGCCAACTTGCCGATTACCTAGAGTTCAAACAAATCGAAAATGATGATGAGAATGAGATAGAATTAATTGACACCTATGAAGTAAAGGCTAAGAAATATATTCTGAGTTGGACAAACAAGGGATTTTTAACGAATTATCAGGATGACCAAGGGGAAATATTTTATGAACTCTCATCTCACTCAAGTAAAACTATTGACTGGCTCTCCAGCCTAAAAAAAGAGGAGTACATTGGTACAGAGTCCAAATTCAAGTACATATTTAGTCAATTAAAAGAATTAGTGGAATTTACTAATGATGATACTGACAAGAGAATTCAATTACTAGAAGACAAAAAATTAGAAATTGAACAACAAATTCAAAGGATAAAGACAGGGGAAGATGTTAAAGTATTTCAGGAATTTGAAATTGTTCCTCGCTTTAATCAGTTAAACCAATCGGCCAAGGAATTACTCTCAGACTTTAAGGAGGTTGAAGACAACTTCAAAGAAATTACAAAAGCAATTTACCAAAAGCACGCTGACGGAAGTTTGACAAAAAGTGACATCTTGGAATTTACTTTTGATGCACTTGATTCACTTAAAGAAAGTCAACAAGGCAAAAGCTTTTATGCTTTTTGGTCGTTCATTTTAAACCCTGACTTGCAAAAAGAATGGGAAATATTAACCAAAGAATTATATAATACACTGGAAAGAAAATCTATTTCGGTAAATGATCAGTTTCTCAAGGGAATGAAAAAACACTTACATGGTTCGGGCCAAAGGGTGTATAAAGCTAATGATAAAATGGCCGAGAAATTGAGTCGTATTATTCGGGAAAGTGAGAGCTCTAAATCAGAAGCTACAAAAAACGTCATTCAAGAGATTAAGAAGTCACTTGTCGAAATCAGTAATAAAGGAAAAAGGCCAGAAATTTCATTTGAATTAGAAACTGATATTGAAATCAACATACTCTTTGAACGTAAATTAACTCTTGAACAAACTGAAGATATTTCTTATACAAACAAGCCCAAAATAGCAGACGCTGATATCTCGCATTCTAATTACCTAAATAAGCTATTTGCACAATCTAATATTGACAAGGAGCTACTTAGAAGAAGAATCAAAGATATTCTTAAAGAAAAATCACAAACAACACTTTTAGAAGTTGTTGAAAATTCCGGAGGGCTTGAAAAAGGGTTGCCTGAACTTTTCGGATACATTGCTATTGCAAAAGAATTCAAGCATATAATCAGTCCTGATAAAACACAGAACGTCATGTTTGATGTTGAAAATAAAAAGCAAATTAGAATACCTGAAATTATTTTGACAAAATGA
- a CDS encoding IS3 family transposase yields MEQSTPRCINGLCLLLGYSRQSYYQGIDYIHQKAYESDVIIEEVLRHRKHLKRIGTRKLLDEMQSFLTAHGFKIGRDAMFDLLADRGLLVTKRKRRGPVTTLSKHRFKKYPNIVRDFIPVAPNQLWVSDITYIHLNEGFAYLSLVTDAYSRKIVGFYLSEGLSARGPLAALKMALASTPLHDGLIHHSDRGVQYCCDGYVKLLEQHGVKISMTEKGDPLENALAERVNGILKQELLEEAFPDYATAQKEVAIACSTYNHLRPHGSIDNLKPAQAHQQSGPIKKRWTNYWQKNKGKEVSMA; encoded by the coding sequence GTGGAACAAAGTACGCCCCGTTGTATCAACGGGCTTTGTTTGCTGCTTGGTTATAGTAGGCAGTCCTACTATCAAGGCATAGATTATATTCATCAGAAAGCTTATGAATCGGATGTCATTATCGAAGAGGTGTTGCGGCATCGAAAACATCTCAAACGTATCGGTACTCGAAAATTGTTAGATGAGATGCAAAGTTTTCTAACGGCCCATGGTTTTAAAATCGGGCGGGACGCAATGTTTGATTTGCTGGCAGACAGAGGCCTGTTGGTCACGAAACGAAAACGGAGAGGCCCAGTGACCACGCTATCGAAACACCGCTTTAAAAAGTACCCCAACATTGTCCGTGATTTTATCCCAGTTGCCCCTAACCAGCTTTGGGTCAGTGACATAACCTACATTCACTTGAATGAGGGGTTTGCTTATTTGTCGTTGGTCACAGACGCATACAGCCGAAAGATTGTAGGGTTTTATTTGAGCGAGGGCCTATCGGCAAGAGGGCCGCTGGCCGCCTTGAAAATGGCGTTGGCTTCAACCCCCCTGCACGATGGGCTTATCCATCACAGCGACAGAGGGGTACAGTATTGCTGCGATGGATATGTGAAATTATTGGAACAGCATGGGGTCAAGATCAGTATGACCGAGAAAGGTGACCCGTTGGAAAATGCACTGGCCGAAAGAGTGAACGGGATTTTGAAGCAAGAGTTACTGGAAGAGGCATTCCCTGATTATGCAACGGCCCAAAAAGAAGTGGCCATTGCGTGCAGCACCTATAACCACCTTCGCCCACATGGAAGCATTGATAACCTAAAGCCTGCCCAAGCGCACCAACAAAGCGGCCCGATCAAGAAGCGGTGGACCAACTATTGGCAGAAGAACAAAGGAAAGGAGGTCTCAATGGCATAG
- a CDS encoding TM2 domain-containing protein, with amino-acid sequence MKSKGIAYLLWLISIFGWLGFHRFYLGKIGTGILWIITGGVLGIGSLIDLFTLGGQVDQYNTNNELKTLRATALEIGKITASNLKKP; translated from the coding sequence ATGAAATCAAAAGGAATTGCTTACTTATTATGGCTTATCAGCATTTTTGGGTGGCTGGGGTTTCACCGTTTCTATCTTGGGAAAATCGGTACGGGTATACTCTGGATAATTACAGGCGGAGTACTCGGCATTGGTTCGTTGATTGACCTATTCACTTTGGGGGGACAGGTTGACCAATATAATACCAATAATGAATTGAAGACATTGAGAGCAACCGCATTGGAGATTGGCAAAATAACAGCCAGCAATCTAAAAAAACCGTGA
- a CDS encoding DUF4194 domain-containing protein — translation MSSLERNIQPYSKAIVRLLKSPVERNSTVWEDIINYQREIQEYIGQIGLELIVKKDEGFAFVEQFENSEGETLGLVTRRQIGFETSIVLVVLRQSLEEFDSNPTQLATEKFITDSEIKDELELFLQEGYNKLKFKKDLDKYIRNVVELGYLKEINKKDSETKYQIHRIIKEKITLDTLQDFQTKLKEYVESV, via the coding sequence ATGAGCAGTTTAGAGAGAAATATTCAGCCATATAGCAAAGCAATAGTTAGATTGCTCAAATCGCCAGTTGAGCGAAATTCAACCGTATGGGAAGATATAATCAACTATCAAAGAGAAATTCAGGAATACATCGGTCAAATCGGATTAGAGTTAATTGTAAAAAAAGATGAAGGTTTTGCTTTCGTAGAGCAATTTGAAAATAGCGAAGGCGAAACACTAGGTTTAGTTACAAGGAGACAAATCGGCTTTGAAACATCAATCGTTCTTGTGGTTTTAAGGCAGAGTCTAGAAGAATTCGACAGCAATCCCACTCAATTGGCAACGGAAAAATTCATTACTGATTCCGAAATTAAAGATGAATTGGAACTCTTTCTGCAAGAGGGTTACAACAAATTGAAGTTTAAAAAAGACCTAGATAAATACATTCGGAACGTAGTCGAATTGGGGTATCTGAAAGAAATCAACAAAAAGGATAGCGAAACAAAATACCAAATCCACCGAATCATAAAGGAGAAAATAACACTCGATACTTTACAGGATTTTCAAACAAAACTGAAAGAATATGTTGAGTCTGTTTAG
- a CDS encoding nuclear transport factor 2 family protein: protein MTILTLFTSAYSQSIDEVNKKIALLEKVSVELADKQLLAYNNKDIDEFLRPFSDSVKVREYPNTMLYVGKSEMRKRYEKLFAIHPKLKCEIANRIVFGNKVIDLEKLTGFDKSGGFPDNWVMDALVVYTITNDLISEVCFVKQL, encoded by the coding sequence GTGACAATCCTCACTTTATTCACAAGTGCTTATAGCCAATCTATTGATGAGGTAAATAAAAAGATTGCCTTATTGGAGAAGGTTTCCGTGGAATTAGCCGATAAGCAATTGCTCGCCTACAACAACAAGGACATTGATGAATTTTTGAGACCGTTCAGCGACAGCGTAAAAGTAAGGGAATACCCGAATACTATGTTGTATGTTGGTAAATCTGAAATGAGGAAGCGATATGAAAAGTTATTTGCCATTCACCCAAAGTTAAAGTGCGAGATTGCGAATAGGATAGTATTTGGGAACAAGGTGATTGATCTGGAAAAGTTGACAGGCTTTGATAAGTCAGGCGGTTTTCCTGATAATTGGGTAATGGATGCGTTGGTTGTTTATACAATTACCAATGACTTGATAAGCGAAGTTTGTTTTGTTAAGCAACTTTAG
- a CDS encoding DUF2971 domain-containing protein translates to MKLRLSPRSQSSDPIENTEHFFSYAGGNHGEGIPADAIRLTNETKKMLRKTKQVCFCKNTCRPDENGMIFPPFEKYGFAKPRMWDQYGDKYKGVCLVFSLKRFFL, encoded by the coding sequence ATGAAATTACGACTAAGTCCTCGTTCTCAATCAAGTGATCCAATTGAAAACACAGAACATTTTTTTAGCTATGCTGGAGGTAATCACGGAGAAGGAATTCCCGCTGATGCAATTCGATTAACGAACGAGACCAAGAAAATGCTTAGAAAAACTAAGCAAGTTTGTTTTTGCAAAAATACTTGTCGTCCGGACGAAAATGGTATGATTTTTCCTCCTTTTGAAAAATACGGGTTTGCAAAACCAAGAATGTGGGATCAATATGGCGACAAATACAAAGGTGTCTGTTTAGTCTTTTCCTTAAAAAGATTCTTTTTGTGA
- a CDS encoding WYL domain-containing protein has product MSKREYFLRYSLILKRLQKGQATFEDISTYLARESDLLDCDLSISKRTFQRDLTEIRDIFKIDIQYDFSRRVYSIEDRDKSEITGRMLEAFDMFNALNITDDLSNYIQFEKRKAQGTDNFYGILHCIKNRLIVRFPYLKFDEDEISKRDVEPYALKEFRGRWYLLAKDQKNNQLKTFGLDRIQEIEITKKKFEWPQHFDANEMFKNYFGIINSIDKDMEEVILSFDSFQGKYIKSFPLHESQKVITDNYEETQIKLSLYITYDFVMELLSFGDRVKIISPDSLRKELCEIYKNALVQYKK; this is encoded by the coding sequence ATGTCAAAACGTGAATATTTTCTCCGTTACTCACTAATTCTGAAAAGGCTGCAAAAAGGACAAGCAACATTTGAAGATATAAGTACCTACTTAGCGCGTGAATCTGACCTTCTGGACTGCGACCTTTCTATTTCTAAGCGGACTTTTCAAAGAGACTTAACCGAAATAAGGGATATTTTTAAAATTGACATTCAATACGACTTTTCGCGCAGAGTCTATTCCATTGAAGACAGAGATAAATCAGAGATAACTGGGAGAATGTTAGAAGCCTTCGATATGTTCAATGCTCTCAACATTACAGATGACCTTTCTAACTACATTCAATTCGAAAAGCGTAAGGCTCAAGGCACAGATAATTTTTACGGAATACTACACTGCATAAAGAATCGGCTTATAGTCAGATTTCCCTATCTGAAATTTGATGAAGATGAGATTAGCAAAAGAGACGTTGAGCCATATGCTTTGAAAGAATTTAGAGGCAGATGGTATCTTCTGGCAAAAGACCAAAAAAACAATCAACTAAAAACTTTTGGACTAGATAGAATACAGGAAATCGAAATAACCAAGAAGAAATTTGAGTGGCCACAACACTTTGATGCAAATGAAATGTTCAAAAACTACTTTGGGATCATCAATTCAATCGACAAAGACATGGAAGAGGTGATATTATCATTTGACTCTTTTCAGGGGAAGTACATTAAATCATTTCCGCTTCATGAATCACAAAAAGTGATAACTGATAACTATGAAGAGACCCAAATAAAACTTTCACTCTATATTACCTATGACTTTGTAATGGAACTCCTATCGTTCGGTGACAGAGTAAAAATAATCTCACCCGACAGCTTACGAAAAGAACTTTGCGAAATATACAAAAATGCTTTGGTTCAATACAAGAAGTGA